A region of the Cucurbita pepo subsp. pepo cultivar mu-cu-16 chromosome LG14, ASM280686v2, whole genome shotgun sequence genome:
cgaaaggaaaagcccaaagatgacagcTAGTGGTGaatctgggttgttacattatCATTTAGCTCTTTTGAACTCCGGGTTGTTACATTATCATTTAGCTCTTTTGAACTCGTCTCAATAATCGTCTCAATAATCAGTGTCACATGACCTATTCAATAATTGATTTCTAATTTGTACGTTGGTGACTAGTTTCTAAAAATGATAGATAGTTCATAACGAAAAAATCCATAATATGATTATGGGATTAGACACGAAACAGAAGCTTACCCCTTATAATGACTTTGGtggttaattatttgaatcataCAATGTATGAGTACCACAGTTATTTGTGATTACCCATTTTCGGTGACCTTGATGACTAATTACCAAGTCAAACAACGTCTTCTATGATCACCcttttttgtgttcttgatGGCTAATTACCGAGTCACAATGAGCCAACTTCAACCAATAGAACCATAGACGAGtcataaattcaataatgGAATTATAATTGAACTTATTCTACAAGGCAAGACgtaaaaaaggaatttgaattAGCTACGTACATAAATTAACGCAACATTAGGGTTTCTTAATCCATGAGAAAAGTTGTTTATGTTGTTAaacgaacacaactctccacaatggtatgatcttgtccactttgagcctaagctctcatggctttgctttgagcttcccaaaatgcgtcataccaatggagagagtattctttgtttataaacccatgatcattctctaaattagtcgatgtgagaTTTTCATCATCAACCGTTTTGTCTAGAGATGTCGTAAAACATCTCcccaaaatttttcatttatttttgtgggaatTGGGGGAGAAATTTCGGTGACAAGGATCAAGTTATCTACGATGTGAggtcccacgtcagttggagaggggaacgaagcattcgtgtggaaacctctctctaacaatacgcattttaaaattgtgagattgaCCGTAAAACGTAATGGGCAAAAGctaacaatatcggctagcggtgagcttcgGCTGTATAACACGAacaatattttccatttatatatatataaaaagttgGTCAAACAATTACGCAATTAgcctttaatttgaaaaattctttttgtaattaaaaactCTATTCAAATAACTTTCTTgcaaatgttttaataaaagcttaaaatattagaaaggtttataatattatggggtaaagaagaatcaaaaataataaaaaaaaactttccNATattgttgaatttgaataaaaaagtcgatcaaatgatatgatatttaaaaatattattttctaagaCCGAACATTTTCTTAAGATTAAATACTAAAGTCGTTTtacttaattaaaatatatgttcaAGAACGAAAACTTGATTTCAAGTTGATTTATCAACGTAATGATTCTAGTTTTACCTTTAAAAATAGCAAATATGGTCGACAAACACGAAATACGTGCATCACATCTAGTTCGTAGGCATTTAAGAATGTAAATCCACTTAGATTTTTGGCCTAAGCCGATATTCCTAACTTTTTCATATCTGTTCGTACCTTAAATTCATCCTTATTGTGTTTCAATTTCACCTATGTCATTTCATATGCTCAGATATTGAGCTAAAATATGTTTCTCAAGTCAATACGACTAACTATACTAAAATTAGTCCTAAATCGtgctaaaaatatttaattctccAAAATAGTGCTTATACAAACATTTTCTAGTGCcaattatatcaaatatgGGTCCGCGGGATAGTTAAAAGTGGTAGAacgaatgaaaaaaaaaaacaatacaagCCGAGAGAGCCAATAGGGAGTTGGCCGAAGCCGTCATGAAGGGGTCAGTAGTTGTGAGCCGATCGAAAGTAGACAAAAGGAGGGCACCTTGATAGTCAAGCATGTGTATCACATGTGGAGGCTTGTTACGACCCAACCTTACCCCAAGTTGAACTGAATTTTGGTTTTCAAACAAttcaaatcgaaaaaaaaaaatatataactaaacCCAACTTTTATTGTTTGGGTCGGGTAGTTCAGGTTAGTTGAGTTatcgagtcatatgaacaTCCTTAAACCGAACTATATATGTCgttgtcttcttcctttcaatctCACACCTTCGATATTATGTTCTTtcgtttatgatttttttcataatcttaattcttcaaattaacttctcgtatatatttagatttGTTCGATAAACAAGACAAACAAACAGACAAACTTTTTGGTCAACGAATTTATCCTTAAAAACATCCATATTTGTTTTGAAACAGACTTCAAACTtcaacaattaaaattaaaattttcaaagttaaaaaaaaaaaaaaaaaaaaaaaaaaaaaaaaaaaaaaaaaaaaaaaaaaaaaaaNgtaaaaaaaaaaaaaaaaaaaaaaaaaaatcaaatattaaattgaacCGATAATAGAAAATTACAGCGTTTGaggttaaaatttttgtagaaaaataaatataaaatgtgacaaatttaaaaaataaaagtgaattattttctttaaattttttacgataattttttaatttgagtatttaatacgtcattataataataaatagaaatagtaAAATGAGGGATTGATTGATGTGgagttattattaaaataaataaagtacaaAATAAAATCCTAAAAACTTTACTTTAAGCAAAATCATGTGatgagataaataaataaataaataaataaataaataaaaagcaaaatcttgtgatatgaaaaaaaggaaaagaaatgataCTCTTTAAAAGTTGATGGGGTTGGAATTTGGAATTAGTgcttctaaataaataaataaataaataaataaataaataaaccaatgAATGAAACTAATGAGGACAAAACTTAAAAAgccaaaaagaaatatttatatatatatatatatatatatatatataaataaaaattaaattaataaaaatacccctaatatttataatttgtttagaaagtatttttaaaatttcaaaatttttaataatacttttgaatttaaaaaaaaaaattaattttttttaaaattttaaatttttttttgttccattaGTACTATGTTTAAGAAAATACCTCTcgaaaatttaaacataacaTTCATACGGGTAACCACTCAAAtacttcaattaattaatctattaaatataaatttaaaatattaaacttttatttttgtttttgtgtttaataaattagtgaatttaacaaaattagaaaGTGAACGcttcatatttataattttaaaaattttaaatttttaaaatttagagactaaatttataatttaatcttaacAACCGACTTAAAACGAGGGTTTTGGGTGTTTATATGAAAGATGACAAAATCTCTCctaatattgtattttttatggCACATTAATGAAATCATGATATAAATAGTTGGTTGCATGTGTTACCTACTCACTCACACTATAATATTACCAAATTTAGACATTAAATTATAAcatatgatattaaattacaGATGATTCTACTATTGTTTTATTATCCAATACAAATTTGCCATATCAAATGGGCTTGATTTCATCAGCATCTAGGGaagattaatataataaacaatACCACATTAGGGTTGATAGATACGAGGATTATGATTCTGAcatataatcttaaaattttcaattatttctactcatttgatttttaagttttagtttttataacGTGTAATCTAGAATGTTAAAAGATATCGATGATTTGAAAAACTCTATCAACTCAATAATACCCGTAAAATTTAGgttgagttcattatttattaaggGTTATTTGGATTATGAGCTCGAGTTGATAAATTTACAACCCAAATAAAGTTTGAGTCTAAAAAAGGTCTAAATACGACCCAACTTAATTCAAacgttttaaatttgttttgagaaaatgctctttaaaactttaaacgTTGTAAATGATCCCACATACATCTTTCGATTTTTACATAGTAACCATCACGTCAAAACTATACAAGGGTATTTCTTGAAACAAATTCCACTGTTCAACATTAAACGTTCCAAAATTGAGGGGTATTTGTGTAATTTAAcaacattttaatataaaacatataaaaacatgaaaaattgaaaagggtTCCCtcttcttgtttgtttgtttgttttttttgtatggTAGAGGTGATGATGATGTTGTTTCCATGGATGAGTTTAGGGTTTGTTTAGTACAATTTTGGAGACTACTTTAGAGGCCCACCTTAATGAGTATGCCCTTCTCCCTCTCATTGCCCTTTTGCTCTCTTCTTTGTCTCTTCTTTGTCTCGTACTCGATCTATCTCTTAATTTGATAAGAATCTTATTTACCAGTAAAAAGTTTTAACGGTTTTTAAATGTCTTTAATATAAGTATCAACCTTCGTAACTATTATATGCTGCAAGAATCGTTACTTTCGATGACATAATGTGATAAAGCAATCATGATCCCCAGTctaacgatccaagcttttgttgaagcaagaacccttgaatcaaagaaattaacataTCATTATATAATATTCGAATCACCTCAGAGATAAGACTAGAATTAAATTACCTCTTAGAATCAAGagcaagatttgaaactttgttctaaattgagtctcTCAAtgatcgaacttgatcaaagCTTGATTAAATGGTTCATATGCAATTTACCACAAGAATGACTTGAATTAGAAATACCTATGACGGTGCTCAAATTTATGAGGgtgataaaaaaattggattttacATGCTAAtttatgggtatttatagtctctaCGAAAAAAACTCTCAACTCTTCAAATGCCCGCTAACAGAAGTTAGTGGCCATGATTGATAACTTACTCCCCACTATGCGTCAAACGTtcactgaaaaagaaattaacttCTTATGCAACCTAAAGTCACACTATCTTCATAACTTAACTTCTTATGCtgaaataatcatttaaaaatatcttcacAAACAATTTCATGAACTTCGCATGTTTCAAAGAAAGATCTTTAAAGCAATGCAaacgaaatattaaataaaataaggtaaACATTGAAAATAAACATGCCCTATACTAACAACCTATagtcaaataatttaaatacaactatCTTATGCATATGTTATGATGTTATTGTCAGCTGTACAGAAGTGTCTTGCCTTTATCCAAAAGATAGAATTAGCACAccgcttgagtattttaagaaatgcATAGTAAAtgaccccactattgaggTTAGAGAATGCACACACATGCACTCATGATTAGGGACCTATAGTTAAAATCATCATAAATGTGACCTCTAGTCCGGACAAAAttgatgtgtagtacttccctacacacaaCCCACACGTGCAAGCGTGAGTTCACCAGGTGGTTCGCATCCCCTAGGCCCAtctagtacttccctacacaaaACCCACATGTGCAAGCGTGAGTTCATTAGGCGGTTCGCACCCCCCTGGACCCATCATAGACGGGCTAGTTGTCTGTAGCCAGACGTCTCGAGATCATCAAACCCTCAAATATCatcaaactctctctctctctctctaggataataaattaaaaaaaaatccataagatttgtgtttatttggtTCCTAAACTTTGAAGATTGTCTAATAGATTCCTAAGTTTTCAATTTGGAGGCTAATAAGCCGATAAACTTTCATGTCtattaaattccataaaactttaaaaattttaaaaatgaattgatTTCATGTCTAACATCTAGAATAGTGAGTGATTCTATCAACATCTAGAAAAATGGCTAGAAAGAAGCACAAAAAACGAGAAACACACAAGAAACAAATCAGTATAAAACAAACACCAATAACAACATATTCAcaaatttaaaggaaaaacccCCCCCATATAAATGATACACATGTTGCTCAAGACATGAAATAATAAAGGAATGAAAAAGGTAATCAAAGATGCTCTTCACCAAAACTCATATTGTGTAGTCCCAAGGCATTGGCATTGGCATTggcaatggcaatggcaatggcaatggcaatggGCATTGCTATTGGCATTGCTATTACCAAGAAAGGCAAAAGGAGTGACCACAATTTCTTTTGGGAGTGATCATAAATGGTTCTTTAGATCACAGTGACAGAGACCCCTACAAAGACAACGACCCTTCAAAATGGAAGGCCCACAATCGCATCTGCATGAGAGATAAGGACTTGTCATAGGGCACTCTTGCCCAAGTGCCCCTTCTGAATATCACAAACAAGTggggtgtgtgtgtgtgcatTCAAATGCCTCCCCCTTCTAACCCTCATACCTAGGTCAATCATTTGTATTTGGATTCCTCATGTCTACTAAACTATTTACCCATTTACCGCTTATCACGTCCTAAGATTCCTCAACGTCCCTATTGACATTGATAACAACacctgtaacagcccaaacccaccactagcagatattatcctttttgaactttcgctcaaggtttttaaaacgtgttcggtagggagaggtttccatacccttataaagaatgtttcattcccctctccaaccgatgtgggatctcccaCCACCTGACAAGAGATAGATTACCATTTTGGGCTTCTGCTCAAGGtgtttaaaacgtgtctgttagggagaggtttccacaccctcataaagaatgttttattcctctctccaactgatgtgggatctcacaacaccTGACAAGAGATAGATTACCATTTTGGGCTTCCGCTCAAGGTATTTAAAACGTGtcgttagggagaggtttccacacccttataaagaatgtttcgttcacctctccaaccgacgtgggatctcacaacaccTGACAAGAGATAGATTACCAGACCTTACAAACGATAATCaatataaattaagaaatgacGTCGTAAGAGTTTGAATACGAGAGACTATACTTTAGTACCACATTTAATCACTcctaactttaaaaaaagaacaaaaacaaatgtgACTCAACTTTATTGATCAATGAAATTTGATAAACTAAGGGGGGGAAACACCTCTGCATTAAAAGGGGGGAAAAGGTACAACAACATGGATCCCAAAATGCAATTTATAATTGTAGATcacagaaaagaagaaaaacaaaaacaaaaacaatgttTTCTAttcaagaagaagagaagggaaGGAGGGGAAGAGGTGCAGTAGATTTTTCTATggctcttctttttttaagaggaagatcaaaAGCAGATTTCATCTGCTGCTCTGCTTTTGCTTTACAGCTCTCCCTTTAAGACTATTCCATCTTCTAATAAAGCTTTCAAATCCTACATTCTTTTACATGGATAACTGGTCCACCAATGTAGGGCAACTAGGAAGAAGGAATAAAGTTGAAGAAATCATTTGGAATTAGAATTATAAACTAATAAGAGTAAATTCCctccatttaaaaattttaaaaaataaaaaaataaaaaaaagacctCTCACTGACCTACTggctccttcttcttcatctgcAGCAGCCTGCATCTCTCCCATCATTGTAGATTGATCATTCAACACCATTGTAATGATATATTAataatcatcatcttcttttccaCCCACATGGAACCAACTCTTTAGTAgatatttcttcttcaaaagtGGATAGCTTTTATCATATGATCaataaaaacccaaaaaaaaaaaaaaggatcatCACCATGGTTTTGTATTATCTTCCTTGAGGAACTCTTTTTCTTGGCTTCTAGAATTTATAGAGAGATTTAAGATTAGGAAGGAAACGTCATTTGGCATAATTGGATTCTTGGGTTAAAAAAGTTTTGTGTTTCTCTCACTCTCGAGATTCGCCCCTTTCGAAGAGAAATTATTAGACGAAACCAACACAATGATGGTTATGTCGAGTTAAGATTATGTCGTCCTGGGGAGGCAAGGACTTCATGTGGGAGTGACATTATAGGTGAGCTTGAGTTAGAGGCCTATAATGTACAGAGGGCAGTACAGCCCTGAGTTTCCTGGTTAGTATtcagggaaaaaaaagaagagacaaAACTAAACATACAAGAGTCATTTACCAAAAGCTTGAGGACAGAACTGTTCTTATTGATGGAAAGTGCAAATCCTTCACTTCAgctctctctttttcattcattcaaagCAATAAAGAGCATCCTTTAATTAAAGCTGAAGGGTATTCTTGTCATATGAATAAAGaaaggaaacaaagcattaactttgctctctctcttttttttttgttttttttcatttctttttccctccCCACCCCGCATTTGATCTTTCTATTATCCAACGGCCATCTTTTAACTTGCAATTTGCTAGCTACTTGTCTATCTACAGAGCCatcttctctctttcctttcatTCAACCTCTTTTCTTCCTAGCTTTGCTAAAAGAAACTTGCATAGAGGAATCCAGAAAGCAAAGAAACCATTTTTGTAGCAGAATTTCAACATtgcatcttcacgaaaaggaaagaaaagcaaacaaaagaggagaaaaaaaggagGGTCTTAGTTTTTCTTACTTGTATTTGAACACTCGTTTACTATGAACATGCTTGATTCCTTGAGCCCAAGTACACTTGAAGAAGTTCAACGTGTTATTCCACTGTCTTCTCCTCCTCACTTTGCTGAAGAAAATATTACAGCAAAGCTGCTTAAGACCCTTGATTTTTCCTTCCTGTACTTCCAAACTCAATTCCCTTGAAACAATTTCgggaaaaacatgtttttccttgtttttacATTCTTGTCTCTTCTAGGCTCCTCTTCTTCCCACAGTTTGGTCAGTGATTTCCATGTTTTGCTTGCTCTCAAACAAGGGTTTCAATTCTCTGACTCTGCTATACTAAGCACTTGGAATGCCTCAAACTTCAGCTCAGTTTGTTCGTGGGTCGGGATTCAGTGCGCTGATGGACGAGTTGTGTCGGTTGACTTGAGAGATTTGAACCTTGGTGGCTCTGTTTCACCGTTGATTTCGAGTCTTGACCAACTTTCTGAGTTGTCTTTAGCAGGAAATAACTTCTCTGGTGGCATTGAAGTAACGAATTTGAGTTACCTTCGATTCCTCAACATCTCAACCAATCAGTTCACTGGGACTCTGGACTGGAACTTCTCGAGCCTGCCGAACTTGGAGGTGTTCGATGCCTATGACAACAACTTCACTGCTCAGCTCCCCACTAAGATTTTGAACTTACGGAACCTCAAATACTTGGACCTTGGAGGTAACTATTTCCATGGAAAAATCCCTGAGAGCTATGGCAGTTTAGAAGAGTTGCAATATCTTTCTCTTGAAGGAAATAATTTGGTTGGGAAAATCCCAGAAGAGCTGGGAAATCTCACGAATTTGAGAGAAATTTACTTGGGTCATTTCAATGCTTTCGAAGGTGGGATTCCACCTGAGCTTGGGAAGTTGGTCAATTTGGTTATCATGCAGATTACAGACTGCAGTTTGGATGGTCAAATTCCTCATGAACTGGGGAATTTGAAGGCCTTGAACACACTATATTTGTATACAAATCAACTCTCGGGTTCGATTCCGAAGCAGTTAGGCAATTTGACAAACTTGGTCTATCTCGATCTCTCCAACAATGCACTCACCGGAGAAATCCCATCTGAGTTTGTTAATCTCAAACAGCTCAAGCTTTACAACCTCTTCATCAACAAACTGCACGGATCTATTCCAGACTACATAGCAGATTTACCAAACTTAGAGACATTGGCACTGTGGATGAACAACTTTACCGGCACAATCCCGAAGATTCTTGGCCAAAATGGGAGGCTTCGGCTCCTCGATTTGTCTTCAAACAAGCTCACAGGTATAATACCGCAAGATTTGTGTTCATCAAATCAGCTGACAATACTGATTCTGATGAACAACTTCCTGTTTGGACCAATCCCTGATGGTTTAGGGACATGTACCAGTCTTACAAAAGTGAGGTTGGGGCAGAACTATCTGAATGGAAGCATTCCCAATGGCTTCATTTACTTGCCTCAACTAAATTTAGCAGAGTTTCAGGACAACTACCTTTCAGGTACACTTTCAGAAAATTGGGAGAGTTCATCAAAACCCATCAAATTAGGGCAACTTAATCTCTCTAACAATCTTCTCTCAGGATCTTTACCATCTTCACTTTCTAATTTCTCTTCTCTGCaaattctcctcctcaatgGCAACCAGTTTTCTGGTACAATCCCTCCTTCCATTGGAGAGCTCAATCAACTTCTAAAGCTTGATCTTAGCAGAAACACACTTTCTGGTCAAATTCCTCCTGAAATAGGGAATTGTATCCATCTTACTTACCTTGATTTGAGCAAGAACAACCTCTCTGGCCCAATTCCACCTGAAATTTCGAATATACATATTCTCAATTACCTCAACTTGTCGAGAAATCATCTAAATCAATCCCTACCGAAATCAATAGGGGCAATGAAGAGCCTTACGATTGCTGA
Encoded here:
- the LOC111810098 gene encoding leucine-rich repeat receptor-like serine/threonine-protein kinase BAM3; amino-acid sequence: MFFLVFTFLSLLGSSSSHSLVSDFHVLLALKQGFQFSDSAILSTWNASNFSSVCSWVGIQCADGRVVSVDLRDLNLGGSVSPLISSLDQLSELSLAGNNFSGGIEVTNLSYLRFLNISTNQFTGTLDWNFSSLPNLEVFDAYDNNFTAQLPTKILNLRNLKYLDLGGNYFHGKIPESYGSLEELQYLSLEGNNLVGKIPEELGNLTNLREIYLGHFNAFEGGIPPELGKLVNLVIMQITDCSLDGQIPHELGNLKALNTLYLYTNQLSGSIPKQLGNLTNLVYLDLSNNALTGEIPSEFVNLKQLKLYNLFINKLHGSIPDYIADLPNLETLALWMNNFTGTIPKILGQNGRLRLLDLSSNKLTGIIPQDLCSSNQLTILILMNNFLFGPIPDGLGTCTSLTKVRLGQNYLNGSIPNGFIYLPQLNLAEFQDNYLSGTLSENWESSSKPIKLGQLNLSNNLLSGSLPSSLSNFSSLQILLLNGNQFSGTIPPSIGELNQLLKLDLSRNTLSGQIPPEIGNCIHLTYLDLSKNNLSGPIPPEISNIHILNYLNLSRNHLNQSLPKSIGAMKSLTIADFSFNDFSGKLPESGQLAFFNASSFAGNPQLCGSLLNNPCNFATTATKPGKTPAYFKLIFALGLLICSLVFAIAAVVKAKSFKRNGSSSWKMTSFQKLDFTVYDVLECVKDGNVIGRGGAGIVYHGKMPNGVEIAVKKLLGFGPNSHDHGFRAEIQTLGNIRHRNIVRLLAFCSNKETNLLVYEYMRNGSLGEALHGKKASFLGWNLRCKIAIEAAKGLCYLHHDCSPLIVHRDVKSNNILLNSNFEAHVADFGLAKFMFEGGASECMSVIAGSYGYIAPEYAYTLRVDEKSDVYSFGVVLLELLTGRRPVGDFEDGVVDIAQWCKRALTNGENENDIICIVDKRIGMVPKEEAKHLFFIAMLCVQENSVERPTMREVVQMLAEFSHQFPQSPSSSSPYQNLKNGEKEREDPSKSKLDLLV